The Panicum virgatum strain AP13 chromosome 5K, P.virgatum_v5, whole genome shotgun sequence genome has a window encoding:
- the LOC120706175 gene encoding beta-1,2-xylosyltransferase XYXT1-like isoform X1 has protein sequence MGGEAKPAVRGLRSWAQRHLNAGFAAGFLLVLLTYLVVSQQFAVTAPNAVATKGSRIADKQVIGGAGDAEVDKKREQEWQPKTAAEEPDKKDTSGAVQTEESPKRDGTNAKSFAETDRVVCNTDGPVSETCDLDGDVRVNGSALSVTFVPSSPSERREWRVRPYSRRTMTGVERVTVTRLGLSPQAPAAAAAPPPCAVTHDAPAVLFALGGLTGNYWHDFSDVLVPLFAASRRYGGEVLFLVSNIQPWWLGKYEAVVRRLSRYDAIDLDRDAQVRCFRHLTVGLRLHKELSIVPELAPGGHRLTMADFTAFLRETYALPRAAPASLAREPGRKPRLLLIHRAHYRRFENVPEIRKAAEAAGFEVTVASPRADAPLGETARAVNAHDVLLGVHGAGLTNAVFLPPGAVVIQVVPYGKLERMARTDFGEPVADMGLRYLEYSVAAEESTLLEMLGPEHPVIKDPEAVHRSGWDKVAEYYLGKQDVRIDVNRFAPTLARAIDHLRQR, from the exons atgGGCGGCGAGGCGAAGCCCGCCGTGAGGGGGCTCAGGAGCTGGGCGCAGCGGCACCTCAACGCCGGCTTCGCCGCCGgcttcctcctcgtcctcctcacgTACCTCGTCGTTTCGCAGCAGTTCGCCGTCACCGCGCCCAACG CTGTCGCGACCAAGGGGTCGCGGATTGCTGATAAGCAGGTGATCGGAGGTGCAGGCGATGCAG AGGTCGACAAGAAAAGGGAGCAGGAATGGCAGCCCAaaacggcggcggaggagcccgACAAGAAGGATACGTCGGGGGCCGTCCAAACCGAGGAGTCTCCGAAAAGAGACGGCACAAACGCCAAATCGTTCG CAGAGACGGACAGGGTGGTGTGCAACACGGACGGCCCCGTCTCCGAGACCTGCGACCTCGACGGTGACGTCCGCGTCAACGGCAGCGCCCTGTCCGTGACCTTCGTCCCGTCGAGCCCGTCGGAGCGCCGGGAGTGGAGGGTCCGGCCGTACTCGCGCCGGACCATGACGGGCGTCGAGAGGGTCACCGTGACGCGGCTGGGGTTGTCCCCGCaggcccccgcggcggcggcggcgccgccgccgtgcgcggtgACCCACGACGCACCGGCCGTGCTGTTCGCGCTCGGCGGGCTCACGGGCAACTACTGGCACGACTTCAGCGACGTGCTGGTGCCGCTGTtcgcggcgtcgcggcggtaCGGCGGGGAGGTACTGTTCCTGGTCAGCAACATCCAGCCCTGGTGGCTGGGCAAGTACGAGGCCGTCGTGCGCCGGCTGTCCAGGTACGACGCCATCGACCTGGACCGGGACGCCCAGGTCCGGTGCTTCAGGCACCTCACCGTGGGGCTGCGCCTCCACAAGGAGCTCAGCATCGTGCCGGAGCTGGCGCCGGGGGGGCACCGCCTGACCATGGCCGACTTCACCGCGTTCCTGCGCGAGACGTACGcgctcccgcgcgccgcgccggcgagcctggCGCGGGAGCCCGGCAGGAAGCCGCGGCTGCTGCTGATCCACCGCGCGCACTACCGCCGGTTCGAGAACGTGCCGGAGATCAggaaggcggcggaggcggcggggttCGAGGTGACCGTGGCGAGCCCGCGCGCCGACGCGCCCCTGGGGGAGACGGCGCGGGCGGTGAACGCGCACGACGTGCTGCTGGGCGTGCACGGCGCCGGGCTGACGAACGCGGTGTTCCTGCCGCCCGGCGCGGTGGTCATCCAGGTGGTGCCGTACGGCAAGCTGGAGCGCATGGCGCGGACGGACTTCGGCGAGCCCGTCGCCGACATGGGGCTGCGCTACCTGGAGTACagcgtggcggcggaggagagcaCGCTGCTGGAGATGCTGGGGCCGGAGCACCCGGTGATCAAGGACCCCGAGGCCGTCCACCGCAGCGGCTGGGACAAGGTCGCCGAGTACTACCTCGGCAAGCAGGACGTGCGCATCGACGTGAACCGGTTCGCGCCGACGCTCGCGCGGGCGATCGACCACCTCCGGCAGCGGTGA
- the LOC120706175 gene encoding beta-1,2-xylosyltransferase XYXT1-like isoform X2: MGGEAKPAVRGLRSWAQRHLNAGFAAGFLLVLLTYLVVSQQFAVTAPNAVATKGSRIADKQVIGGAGDAEVDKKREQEWQPKTAAEEPDKKDTSGAVQTEESPKRDGTNAKSFETDRVVCNTDGPVSETCDLDGDVRVNGSALSVTFVPSSPSERREWRVRPYSRRTMTGVERVTVTRLGLSPQAPAAAAAPPPCAVTHDAPAVLFALGGLTGNYWHDFSDVLVPLFAASRRYGGEVLFLVSNIQPWWLGKYEAVVRRLSRYDAIDLDRDAQVRCFRHLTVGLRLHKELSIVPELAPGGHRLTMADFTAFLRETYALPRAAPASLAREPGRKPRLLLIHRAHYRRFENVPEIRKAAEAAGFEVTVASPRADAPLGETARAVNAHDVLLGVHGAGLTNAVFLPPGAVVIQVVPYGKLERMARTDFGEPVADMGLRYLEYSVAAEESTLLEMLGPEHPVIKDPEAVHRSGWDKVAEYYLGKQDVRIDVNRFAPTLARAIDHLRQR, from the exons atgGGCGGCGAGGCGAAGCCCGCCGTGAGGGGGCTCAGGAGCTGGGCGCAGCGGCACCTCAACGCCGGCTTCGCCGCCGgcttcctcctcgtcctcctcacgTACCTCGTCGTTTCGCAGCAGTTCGCCGTCACCGCGCCCAACG CTGTCGCGACCAAGGGGTCGCGGATTGCTGATAAGCAGGTGATCGGAGGTGCAGGCGATGCAG AGGTCGACAAGAAAAGGGAGCAGGAATGGCAGCCCAaaacggcggcggaggagcccgACAAGAAGGATACGTCGGGGGCCGTCCAAACCGAGGAGTCTCCGAAAAGAGACGGCACAAACGCCAAATCGTTCG AGACGGACAGGGTGGTGTGCAACACGGACGGCCCCGTCTCCGAGACCTGCGACCTCGACGGTGACGTCCGCGTCAACGGCAGCGCCCTGTCCGTGACCTTCGTCCCGTCGAGCCCGTCGGAGCGCCGGGAGTGGAGGGTCCGGCCGTACTCGCGCCGGACCATGACGGGCGTCGAGAGGGTCACCGTGACGCGGCTGGGGTTGTCCCCGCaggcccccgcggcggcggcggcgccgccgccgtgcgcggtgACCCACGACGCACCGGCCGTGCTGTTCGCGCTCGGCGGGCTCACGGGCAACTACTGGCACGACTTCAGCGACGTGCTGGTGCCGCTGTtcgcggcgtcgcggcggtaCGGCGGGGAGGTACTGTTCCTGGTCAGCAACATCCAGCCCTGGTGGCTGGGCAAGTACGAGGCCGTCGTGCGCCGGCTGTCCAGGTACGACGCCATCGACCTGGACCGGGACGCCCAGGTCCGGTGCTTCAGGCACCTCACCGTGGGGCTGCGCCTCCACAAGGAGCTCAGCATCGTGCCGGAGCTGGCGCCGGGGGGGCACCGCCTGACCATGGCCGACTTCACCGCGTTCCTGCGCGAGACGTACGcgctcccgcgcgccgcgccggcgagcctggCGCGGGAGCCCGGCAGGAAGCCGCGGCTGCTGCTGATCCACCGCGCGCACTACCGCCGGTTCGAGAACGTGCCGGAGATCAggaaggcggcggaggcggcggggttCGAGGTGACCGTGGCGAGCCCGCGCGCCGACGCGCCCCTGGGGGAGACGGCGCGGGCGGTGAACGCGCACGACGTGCTGCTGGGCGTGCACGGCGCCGGGCTGACGAACGCGGTGTTCCTGCCGCCCGGCGCGGTGGTCATCCAGGTGGTGCCGTACGGCAAGCTGGAGCGCATGGCGCGGACGGACTTCGGCGAGCCCGTCGCCGACATGGGGCTGCGCTACCTGGAGTACagcgtggcggcggaggagagcaCGCTGCTGGAGATGCTGGGGCCGGAGCACCCGGTGATCAAGGACCCCGAGGCCGTCCACCGCAGCGGCTGGGACAAGGTCGCCGAGTACTACCTCGGCAAGCAGGACGTGCGCATCGACGTGAACCGGTTCGCGCCGACGCTCGCGCGGGCGATCGACCACCTCCGGCAGCGGTGA